One stretch of Arachis duranensis cultivar V14167 chromosome 1, aradu.V14167.gnm2.J7QH, whole genome shotgun sequence DNA includes these proteins:
- the LOC107481278 gene encoding formin-like protein 6 yields MKTHHWSCFFIILSSIEFWTILFFAFPSAKALKAFELCNNASKSNSRRILHQPLFPAASAPALPPPSPSLDTPSPPEIPFFNENPPGPPPADLNQQPAAVDTTNGRIANPTATQPAKPVKTVAIVVSVAFVTFAMLFVLAFFLYKQTAKQQPAETTQKLVAVGSRNELPPPAAAAPPSSLYYIGTVDPSRASVSEPSEEATSSEMNRSSYRKLNSMKVSERYRPSPELQPLPPLSKTVADGSHPPPAASSSSSSDDEVDSRDTAFHSPQASSLSLDDGYHTPVSRQSYLSNGSSTAAAPPVPFSKRTSPKSRISASSDTRIAMIPPIKHAPPRSPSPTQQESTSGPSRRPTFSAPPPAPNLTHIHSNMSKNSINPPPPPPPPPPPMRAAPRKVQSPAINLTSQVAASAAKSIAKASEEFNKMKSVASSEKLDGDDVEGGRPKLKALHWDKVRATSERATVWDQLKSSSFQLNEGMMESLFGCGATSSAPKETVTRKSVIPPVEQENRVLDPKKSQNIAIMLRALNVTRDEVSEALLDGNPEGLGAELLETLVKMAPTKEEEIKLKSYDAGVSKLGSAERFLKTVLDIPLAFKRVEAMLYRTNFDTEVNYLRKSFQTLETASEELKNSRLFLKLLEAVLRTGNRMNVGTYRGDAKAFKLDTLLKLVDIKGTDGKTTLLHFVVQEIIRTEGSSGESSSENAQAEMNSQFNDDEFRKKGLQVVAGLSRDLGNVKNAAGMDSEVLSSYVSKLESGLDKVRLVLQHEKPGMQGNFFNSMKLFLKVAEAKIVTIKSDERKALFLVKEVTEYFHGNMAKEEAHPFRIFMIVRDFLNILDQVCKEVGKMQDKTVINSARSFRIAASASLPVLNRYHARQDTTSSDEESSSP; encoded by the exons ATGAAAACTCATCATTGGAGCTGCTTCTTTATTATCTTATCATCAATAGAGTTTTGGACCATCCTCTTCTTCGCCTTTCCTTCCGCAAAAGCCCTCAAGGCATTTGAATTATGTAATAATGCTTCAAAATCTAACTCAAGAAGAATCCTACATCAGCCGCTTTTTCCGGCAGCATCAGCTCCGGCGTTACCTCCGCCTTCGCCGTCACTGGACACTCCTTCCCCTCCGGAAATTCCTTTCTTCAACGAGAATCCACCAGGTCCACCGCCGGCGGACCTGAACCAGCAGCCGGCTGCGGTGGACACCACCAACGGCCGAATTGCAAACCCGACAGCGACGCAGCCGGCGAAGCCGGTTAAGACAGTGGCGATTGTGGTATCTGTCGCGTTCGTTACGTTTGCAATGCTGTTTGTGCTGGCGTTCTTCTTGTATAAGCAAACGGCGAAGCAGCAGCCGGCGGAGACGACGCAGAAGCTGGTGGCCGTAGGGTCACGAAACGAGTTGCCACCACCGGCGGCGGCGGCGCCACCGTCTAGTTTGTACTACATTGGGACGGTGGATCCAAGCAGAGCGTCGGTGAGCGAACCGAGTGAAGAAGCCACTTCGAGTGAAATGAACCGTTCTTCATATCGAAAACTGAATTCCATGAAAGTTTCAGAAAGGTACCGTCCCAGCCCCGAGCTTCAGCCATTGCCGCCGCTAAGCAAAACCGTCGCCGACGGCAGCCATCCGCCACCGGCTGCCTCCTCGTCATCTTCGTCCGATGACGAAGTGGATAGCCGAGACACGGCGTTTCACTCGCCACAGGCCTCATCTCTCAGCCTCGATGACGGTTACCACACGCCGGTTTCGCGCCAGAGTTATCTCTCCAACGGTAGCAGTACTGCGGCGGCACCGCCAGTTCCTTTCTCGAAGAGAACTTCTCCGAAGTCTCGGATTTCAGCTTCGTCGGATACCAGAATCGCCATGATACCACCAATTAAGCATGCTCCTCCACGGTCACCATCCCCGACACAGCAAGAATCTACCTCCGGTCCTTCCAGACGGCCGACATTCTCGGCACCTCCTCCAGCACCAAATTTAACTCATATTCATTCAAATATGTCCAAGAATTCAATCAATCCTCCGCCACCgccaccacctcctcctccgCCAATGCGAGCAGCGCCACGGAAGGTTCAGTCTCCAGCAATAAATTTGACCTC CCAAGTTGCAGCATCCGCTGCAAAGAGCATTGCAAAGGCTTCAGAGGAGTTTAACAAGATGAAGAGCGTGGCATCATCTGAGAAGTTGGACGGTGATGACGTGGAAGGAGGAAGACCCAAGCTGAAGGCTCTGCATTGGGATAAAGTGCGTGCTACATCTGAACGTGCCACTGTGTGGGACCAGTTAAAGTCAAGTTCGTTTCA ATTAAATGAGGGCATGATGGAGTCTCTCTTTGGCTGCGGTGCCACCAGTTCTGCACCTAAAGAAACGGTTACAAGGAAATCAGTTATTCCGCCCGTTGAACAGGAGAACAGAGTGTTAGATCCCAAGAAGTCCCAAAACATTGCTATAATGCTCAGGGCACTCAATGTTACTAGAGATGAGGTCTCCGAAGCTCTCTTGGACG GGAATCCTGAAGGTTTGGGTGCTGAGCTATTGGAAACTCTTGTAAAGATGGCACCAACTAAAGAGGAagaaataaaactcaaaagctATGATGCTGGTGTTTCAAAACTAGGCTCTGCAGAGAGATTCCTTAAAACTGTACTTGACATACCATTAGCCTTCAAAAGAGTGGAAGCCATGTTGTACAGAACGAATTTTGACACAGAAGTTAACTACCTTAGGAAATCCTTTCAAACCCTCGAG ACAGCGAGTGAGGAATTGAAGAACAGCCGGTTGTTCCTCAAACTCCTCGAAGCTGTTCTTAGGACAGGGAACAGAATGAATGTTGGAACCTACCGTGGCGATGCCAAGGCGTTCAAGCTAGACACACTCCTAAAACTTGTAGATATAAAGGGAACAGATGGAAAGACCACATTGCTTCACTTTGTTGTCCAAGAAATCATTAGAACGGAAGGTTCAAGTGGCGAATCGTCCAGCGAAAATGCACAGGCAGAAATGAATTCTCaatttaatgatgatgagttcAGAAAGAAAGGATTGCAGGTTGTGGCTGGACTGAGTAGAGACCTTGGAAACGTGAAAAATGCTGCAGGAATGGACTCAGAAGTCTTAAGTAGTTATGTCTCTAAGCTTGAATCGGGTCTTGATAAAGTGAGATTGGTTCTGCAGCATGAAAAGCCGGGTATGCAGGGGAATTTCTTCAACTCAATGAAGCTCTTCCTGAAAGTCGCCGAAGCGAAAATCGTTACGATTAAATCTGATGAGAGAAAGGCTTTGTTCCTTGTGAAAGAAGTAACAGAGTACTTTCATGGGAATATGGCAAAGGAAGAAGCGCATCCTTTTAGAATTTTCATGATTGTGAGAGACTTTCTCAATATTTTGGACCAGGTCTGCAAAGAAGTGGGGAAGATGCAGGACAAAACTGTGATTAACTCCGCGAGATCCTTCAGGATAGCGGCGAGCGCGTCGTTACCAGTTCTCAACAGGTACCATGCAAGGCAAGATACAACCAGTTCAGATGAAGAGAGCTCATCTCCCTAG
- the LOC107481578 gene encoding uncharacterized protein LOC107481578, protein MITEVETYDLTSRHYPYTVYADDQRILCINTTSYQMLCKWLTNLLKSTPKNTPVIVGYTKRGVKDHGYDFISLCVGSHCLIYPLLQQADSYKAKQNPRPLCDFFANPRVIAVGMDIKKVKAKLEKHHGIELKKALDLRVMAVEGMKEVGEKVDLWRYNLEKLMKTVLGKHFDVVRPEEKLDWYDEENSCCYYNVYTDEKTMFITIDTYLCYLIGFELHGMIHGHEAGKSQDSSKSKKKVNKKKNS, encoded by the exons ATGATCACCGAAGTCGAGACTTACGACCTCACTTCCCGCCATTATCCTTACACCGTTTATGCCGACGACCAACGCATCCTCTGCATCAACACCACCTCTTACCAAATGCTCTGCAAGTGGCTCACCAACCTCCTCAAGTCCACTCCCAAAAACACCCCGGTCATCGTGGGA tacACCAAGCGCGGCGTCAAGGACCACGGCTACGACTTCATCTCCCTATGCGTTGGCTCTCACTGCCTCATCTACCCTCTTCTCCAACAAGCCGACTCTTACAAAGCGAAGCAAAACCCTAGGCCCCTCTGCGACTTTTTCGCCAACCCTAGGGTTATCGCGGTGGGAATGGATATCAAAAAGGTGAAGGCAAAGCTGGAGAAGCACCACGGGATCGAGCTGAAGAAGGCGTtggaccttagggtgatggcgGTGGAAGGGATGAAGGAGGTAGGGGAGAAGGTGGATCTATGGCGGTACAATCTTGAAAAGTTGATGAAGACAGTATTGGGGAAGCACTTTGACGTGGTGAGGCCGGAAGAGAAGTTGGACTGGTACGATGAAGAAAACTCATGCTGTTATTACAATGTGTATACGGATGAGAAGACAATGTTCATCACCATTGATACTTATCTTTGCTACCTCATTGGTTTTGAGCTTCATGGTATGATCCATGGACATGAAGCGGGTAAGAGCCAAGATTCTAGTAAGTCCAAGAAGAAGGTtaacaagaagaagaactcatga